A stretch of DNA from Rattus rattus isolate New Zealand chromosome 1, Rrattus_CSIRO_v1, whole genome shotgun sequence:
atgctattttatttattaaacttgATTTGAAGCCTGGGGTGTCTTGTggattctaggggctggagagggcttTTGTCACCCCTTGGGGACTTTGGGCAAAAGCCTGATGGCACAGCAGAGCACAGCCGAGATGCCTGAGGACCCCACAGCATGGGGCACATGAAAGTCCTGGAGGTGATGAACATAAAGTGTCAGTCTGCTTTGCCTGGACTGGTGGCAGAGGGGACACTAGAGTCATGGATGGTGGGCAGAGGTGCTGTGGCACGGCCAGTGCTTGCTGGGGTTAGGGAGGTTGGGGAAGGTACTGTGTGTGGTCACCATTGGAAACTTGACCCTGGCGTCACTTCCTTGGGTACTGTAGACTTGTCGGGCAGGGACAGGCGACTGTGTGAGGTGATTGTGGCCCAGACAGTGGGGCTCAGTGCAGAGTAAGGAAGGGAAGTTAGATGAGGGACAGTGTGGGAGTCGAGAACCCCTAGGCTGTGGGGAGACGTTTGTGTAGGACAATGGACGTTCCCATCCACCTGTTCAGATGGTTGCTGTCAACACTGAGATAAGGGGCCTTGTAGTCCACGCTCATCCACAGGCCTGAATCCTAATGTCTGCCATCTCTAGTTTTTCTAATCATTactgttttttgttatttgtttatgtgggttttctgctttgttttcagacagggtcttgctatgtagcctaagATGCCTCACtgtctgtagacgaggctggtcTGGAACCTGCCGTTCTTCCTGGAATGTGGTCCCCGGCCTCAGTGAAGGAATCCCAAGGCCTTACACGTgacagacaagtgctctaccaaggACATGTTCCCagccctgccttttctcttttaaatattacGTGAGGCTGTGTGTGTCAGCGGTGCGGCCTGGGAGGTCAGAGTACAGGAAGGAGACACTCTTCCATCTCTAGGGTCCCAAAGGTGaagctcaggtggtcaggcttgacAGCGTACGAGCTGCTCAGCCGTCTCTCTGGCCCtgtttgtgtagcccaggctggccttgagttcctggtACTCCCTAGCTCCGTTTCCTGactcctgggattataggtctgagCGACCGTGCATAGCAGACCTGTGTGTTTTAGACAAGCTACTCCATCGCAAATTGGGGTCCCAGAGGGCTGTGTTCACATTCGGGTCCCTTCAGCGCAGTTCCTGCCGAGGCATCGCTGTTTCCGAGGATGCAGGTATTGATGTGGTTGGGTCGCGCAGGCAGCCTCGGGAGGCAGGTGTTCCTGCCGTGCATGGTTAGTGGCCGGCAGCCCTCTGGGCCTTTCCCATGGTCCCACCACAGATCCTTGGGTGAGATTTCTCACGGCCATagtgagacagggttttctgtttGGGTGTGTGAGGACAGTTGAGAGGAATGAGCACTTACCATGTCTGTGGCAAGCTCTGCTTGGTTCTGGGGAGCGTGGGCCCATCCGTAGAACACTCTTATAGGCTAAGAGGGCTCCCACAGAATGTATGTTGGGGACCTGAGGTGGGCTGGAATTAGGAGTCACCCTCCCGCATCGTACTGGTGATGTCTGTGCCTGCCATCAGCATCTATGTCTGCTTCGTACTGGACACTGAGGACTTGGGGAGCAGAGCTGGGCTGGCAGCCCTCGCCATCTGCAGATAGGGCAGATGCCAGGCCACTTCGTGAATTCACATATCACAAGCCATTCCTACCAgtgctgcctctgctttccagccCAGAGTTGCAGGATGTGCCCACATAGACCACAGGCTGGGAAATTCCTCAGGACCAGGACCAAGGCATTTATGAACAAGTGTGGGAGTCTGTGCTGGACTGAGCAAGTGGATGCTGGCTTGAGGGGACCTGGATGGGGCTTGAGccttggaggagggagaaagccTCCCAGAACTGGAGGGCCTGGACCTGCCACTGCCCTGAGCCTTTGGCTCCCTGGCTTAGTCAGAGCTCAGGGGTATGATGGGCCCAGGCTTGACTCCACTGTCCAGACTTCTGTTCAACTCCTCTCAGTGGTCCTCAGTCTATAGCTCCTTGACCAGGTCACCAGGTAAAATGCAGGGAACTCATTTCCATGGCTGTTTAACATTGCACCGTGTTCCACACTACTAAGAAACATGTTTCCTCTGAAAGCCGCTGGTTAAAGCTGCTAGTTTTCAGACCCTCTGggtctgctttttgtttgcttgatcCAGCGGCCCTACCCTGGTTAGTCGCCGAGGACTGCGGCCTTGCCCGGATCCAGGCTTTGACGCTGGCATGAATCATTGGAGGAGTGGTGACTTGGGATGGGCAGAGCCTCAATACAGATTTCCATAGTGGAACTTGTATGAGGGAGCCTCCAGACGGAGGTCAGGATGACCACTGGGGTGAGAACCACTCCCTGCCCTCTCTGGAGATTTGTCCATCAGAGAGACACATATCAGGAGGGATAAGCAATGACAACGGGGTCACCAAGATGTCTCTTCCTCAGGTGCCAGAGGGCTCAGTCCCTCATCTCTGTCCTTGGAGCCCCTTCTTGCCCTGCCCCTCTGTATGGCACTTCTGTTTTCTGTGATGCACTGGGTCCTGAGCAGTAACCGGGAAGGGGGTTGCCCTGCTTGACAAAGGGGTGTGTGGGGACTGAAGTGACTATTCACAGATATCCTGCTGTGCCCAAGAGCAGTGAACTACCATTCTACTGTCCATTGCTGCTAGTACACCCTTGTACTGTTGAGCATCCCCGGTCCCTGTGtagggtgtgcgtgtgtgcgcgcgcgcgcgtgtgcgtgtgtccaTTGTCCAGCCACTGCCTCCTTGTGCTCATGCAGGGGAGTACCTAGGCAATGGGCAGGTGCACAGCCTGGGCCTTGCCGGTGACTGGCACGGGGTGGGAGCTCAAGGTGGTGAGGAGACCAGTTCCGAGAGTGTTGGGCACTGAGTCTGAGGGTAGCCCGCTCTCCAGGCTGCACTCTGCTTGCAGGGTGCTTTCTGGGGAGTATGACCCTatgtaactttcatttttttcaaatctgGTTTTTAAGGATggctcttaaatgttttaaccttccttgtaacccactacccaccagaggcagtggaaaggaaaggctatggggggaagtggacctgtttaaaaagCTTCTTTAGAGccactcccatctgtgttgtctggaaagcagcagttcagttcacagacaGCAGTGGCAGTTTggtccactcgcaaacacttcccACACGGACCCATCGGCAGTTCAGTTTGATAGAGTCGGGTTAACAACAGcggtgacatgacctagcagagacagtccGGCTTGAGCAGAATCATGCcttggcttgagtcagcaggaggcacccggagggacaccaggagaagttctcagctgtgccccctcttctctctctctctctctctctctctctctctctctctctctctctctctctctctctctggaaagtGAGGGTCGGTGAAGACTCGAGccccacaagtgttgcacagctagctgtaccagcaagccaagctctgtcactctgtggagtcctatttataccctctgaATGTCATGTGTCCCCCCACGCACGCGCCTCATCTCGGCACGCCTCTCCTCGCTTTAGCACGTCCTCCAGTCAGCCTGGGTTCGTGTTCCAGAAGCTACAGCACACCACCTTAAGtttttttgtgcatttctttctacGGTGTCCTGACAGATGGAGCTCAGCtatgcagtgtaaggcagaccaatacattgtgtgttgttagcaaagagtCTTTCCTCACGTGGCCTTTCACGTGCTTGATTTAGTAGAACATCCTTCCATCTGTGTCTGCTCCAGCGAAATGTTCCTTCTCAAAGTcggccttagcctttcacacccgTGTCCACTTTAATCATGTGTTTGCCGCAGCCAAAcgccatccaactgactttccaaagaacccttaagtttctccTTCAACCCTGTTTCTAAGTGCTGATTTCCAGAGGTCCTAGACTGCGGGGTCTGTCTGCAGGGACACCCAGATTTTTTTTGCTTTGGACTACATCGTGCTTGTATCAGACTCTGAGAGCTTGAGCCTGACTCTGAGGAGATGGGCACTGAAACAGCCTTCAGCTCCTCAGAGAGACGGGGAGTTGAGGTTCTGTGAATGCAGgtggtgtctatgtgtgcatgttcctCTGCCCTTCAGAAACCCCGATGCCTCAGTAGTCATGACTCCCCAGGGCCAGAGCTGCCCTGGGCCAACAGTGCCCCGTGGGAACAGGAAGTTAGAAAGGCAGCGGGACTGTCAACTTCCCTCTGCTCCAGGGTAAGGTCAGGCTCCCTGGGGCCCCTGTACAGAATAGGCAGCGTGGCCCAACCTGATCTGGTGGGAGAGTTCTAGTGAAGTTCCTAGCTGTGTGGCCACGCTGTAATGGATTAGGAGCCATGACCTGAATCCTAACCCTAATCCTAATTTTTGCCACCTCCATAAGGTTTTAATGCTGGTATGTCCAGGGATTTTAACGACTGACCCAATTCCGTGCAGGTTCAGTTCTCCCACAGCCTCCCCGCTTATCCAGGCTTCCCTCCTCCGGTCTCATCTCTCCCGCCATCCACCCTGTCTAGTGTCTTTCCTCACACTTCTCAGGCCTCGACCCTCCTCCAGCCTTACTTTGTTCACCAGATTCTCCATCCTCACCCTCATCTCTTCTCCAGCTTCCCCACACCCCCGACataccctcctcagcttcctccctcttcccactcaccctcctccagcttcctccctcttcccactcaccctcctccagcttcctccctcttcccactcgccctcctccagcttcctccctcttcccactcaccctcctccagcttcctccctcttcccactcgccctcctccagcttcctccctcttcccactcgccctcctccagcttcctccctcttcccactcgccctcctccagcttcctcccctcttcccctcccctcctcagcttcctccctcttcccactcgccctcctccagcttcctccctcttcccactcgccctcctccagcttcctccctcttcccactcacccccctccagcttcctccctcctccccctcacccccctccAGCTTCCTCTCCTGCTCACCCTCCTCCTATTAGTCTTCTTCCAGGCATatccctttttccttcttccccctcttctagccacatccctcctcccacccttctccagcttccccttctccatccagtcttccagctttctcctcctgcccaccGTCCTTTTGCCCCCTTTCCTCAGGAgcctccctgccccacctccctgccccagtTTCCTTCATCACCTCATTTTTCCTGGCTCTCCtttcagcacacagtaggcactcagtGTTCCCTGACCTGCTAAGACTTTCCTCTGGTTAGGTCCCAGTAAACAGTGGTTGAAGGGGGCGTTAGAGATGCCGCTGGTCATATGAACTGTCAGGAGCTAGGGGACATGTCACCCACAGGGTAACCCTGGCACCCCTGGGTCCATGTGCTGTAGACATAGGGGTGGATATGAGAGCGAATGCTGGAGTCCCTTCAGATAGTGTCCCCTCACTAGAGCCCAGCCTGTCCAAAGGGTCAGAGCTGCTGCACTTGTGTCGGGTGgacatgggggagggagaagccaGGTTTCTGCACAGTCCTTGTCTAGCCCTCTGTAGCACAGGttactgtgtgtctgcctgcctacgaTATAGGCTACTTCTAGAATGCAGGGGCTCCCCCTCACCCCTGAACAGGTCACCGTGCATTGTTCCCCCCAGCACCAAAGCGCAGGCACTTGAGTTCCCCTCAGAACCTCTCAGGTTAGCTCTGCTCAGGTGACCTCTCGCAGGGGAAGGTCAGAGGAAACCTTTTGGACCTTCAGCAAGGACCTTCCCTGCCCTCGAGTctcagacattcttttttttttttttttttcttttcttttggagctggggaccgaacccagggccttgcgcttgctaggcaagcgctctaccactgagctaaatccccaaccccaagtctcaGACATTCTGAACTGAAATCAGCCTTGTGGTAGAAGAAGGGCtgactgtggctgtgtgtggtCTTGGTCAGGCATCAAGGAGCTGTAATCTCTGGAGTGGAGGCTTCACCATGTGGCCTTTTTAACCTTCAGGAGGTCACACCTGAAGGATCCAGTGTGGGCTTTTGGGATCCTGGCCTTTCTTTCCAGAGTTTACATGCTCTTGGCTTCCAAATGTCCCTGGCCCAGGGTCCCAGGACACCCCCTGAACAGGGTAGGCTGGGCCCCATCACAGGTCAACCTCAGAATCTCTGTGGCGTTCCCTAGAGTGTACACAGCCGGTGTTAAGGCAAGATCCTGACCTTCTCACTGTGAAATGTCGAGAAACCTTCCAACCTGCCAGGAACTACACGATGCTATCTATCTTAGAGGGAAGGTGGGTTCTGCCTGAGCTTGGTCACCCCATGCTAAGGTACTTATTGGTTTAGAAGTGTCGGGGTGTCAGGGTGTCCAGCTCAGGTGGCCCTCCTCTGGAAAGGCTGGGATCAACTCAGGAGTGCTGCTCTGGCGGCTTGCCCTCTCTGCAACTCTGCATTATAACTGCAGAACCCAGCCCACGGGTTGGGGACACCTGGGTGACCTCTAGCTTACAGTCTTGAGATTTGGGGGCCCCTCCCAGCCGGAAGACTCCTTTCCAGCAAAGAGACCCCAGTTAAGCTTTGCGACACTTCTGAGCCCTGAGATTCCAGGATCCCAGATTGCAGGATCCCAGCTTGGAGATCCCTCCCAACTAGGGGACTTCTGTTTGTCCTGAGACCTTCCCCGCCCAGTCCCAaagcccctgcccctccccgcCCGGTTCAAGGTGGCTAACACACCCCTCAGGGCCTCcgccctctcctgccctcccgcCTCCGCACTTTCTCTTCATGCCACGCCCTCCCCCAACCCCGCCTCCGCCTCGCCCGGGCCCTTTCGTCAAGCCCAACCCTTTCCCTGAGTCGGGCAGTCTCCACGGCCATGTGATCCTGGGGCTGCCGGGACAGTTGGGGCAAGCGGGGGTCGCGGGCGTCCCTGGGCGGGGGTGACATGGAGCGGAGGTGGGTCTTCGTGCTGCTGGACGTGCTGTGCGTGTTGGTTGGTAAGAGGCTCAGACCCGGGTGCGGGGACTCTTTCCCAAGTGTACGCTCCCACAGTCCCTCTGGCCAGTGTGCGTTTGAGATGCGGACGATGGTGACCGATGCACTCTATTTCCCTGTGCACCCCACCAACCCTCCTGGGCGCCTGGCGGGATCGGGGCTGCTTGTCTACCTGTAGCTGTTCCCGGGTGGAGGGTCCTGGCAGCAGGAAGTCGCTCGAGTGCCGTGGAGCGATGTGACTCACACGGGCGGGGCGGCACCAAGACCCTGGAGGCCAGTGACCCGTGGCCAAGGTCCAGCACTGTGCCCTCGGGAGGCGGGGACGGCGAGGCTCGCACAGACAAACCTGCCAGTCCGGTTCAGGCCGCGGGGAGGAGCATCCCGAACCCCTCAGGCTCGAACAAAGGCCAAGTGTTTGTTGGGGCCCAGGGGACAGTGACTGGATTCTAACCCAAGGCGGTGACGGGGTGCCGTCTATCCTCCCCCATTTTGCATCGCCCTCTCCTTTCACCTTCCATATTCCGGAAGGATACTCTTTTTAGCTGTGCCCATTGGCCCCGTGGGACATCCCCCAGCCACTGGCACCCTTTTTTAAGTGTATGGGTTTGTTGAACCATTTCTGTTGCTTTaactgtgtgccaggcaccacAGGACTTGGAAATAGTTTACATTTTTCCTTGCAAAGTCCTGGATCCCCAGGGGGCGGAGCTACCTGGGGAGTCACCGCAACAGGAGGAGGCCAATGCTGCTTGTTCGCCTTAGTCAGAGCAGCTGAACGCTGGAGTCAGTACAGACGTTGGGTGGTGAGAGGGAAGTCTTGCAGCCAGGATGAAGGAGGCCCTTTCCTGTTGGTGGGGACAACGTCTCTTACAGAGACCCATtgcaggtggaggaagaagagggaacacAGTTGGGAGCCAGGCCCACAGCTGTCATGTAACCCAGCCATGCTTGGGGCTTTAGGTCCGTCCAGACCTTGCACAGCTGTCCCTGTGGCTGTGGTCGGCCTGGGATGTCCACTGAGGGTCCACTAACTTCAGTTGTCTTCGGTGTTGCTCTCAATCACCAGATCCCCGGACTTCACCTCCTCCTGTGCAGATGTGTGTTCCCTCTGACCTCCCACATCCTTCTCTGACCTGggctcctctgtttcctctgacctctctcccCTCACTCCCATCTTTTCTGATACTCTCTGATCTTCTCTCTATCGTCTGCCTGTTCTCCCCTGCTGtcccccctgccccctctccctctctcccctctcccctgactctccccttctcctctgacttcAAGACTTCTCTCACTCTTATGAAGCTGTCCCCTCCCAGGGGACACTGCTCCTGCTCCCCTTACTTCTTAGCCCCACCTCTGAACTTCATGACGTTAGCACCTTCCTGGATCATGATCCCTCTGGGTGCTGTGACAGGGACCGTATTCTGGCCAGTCCATTTCCCCTCTGCATGTTGAGGCTGCCCTCAGTGTTCTCCTAGCTTCCAGGACCATGCcctccacacccagcttccctGATGCTCACGAGCAAAGGGCACTTTTGAGGGGTTTGCCCCTTTGGGGGTGTCTGTGTTCCTGTGCCTGCAGAACAAGGTGCTGCCTACTGTCCTTGTGACTggctcccacctcccacctcccttggTTGGAGGCTTCAGATTGGAGCTCTTTTCACAGCTTCTGTGCCAGGTCCTTCATTTTCAAGTGTCTGTGACTCTGTCTTTGGTCTGAGCTTTCTGCCTCTGGGGCTGGCCCATCTTGTCCAGCGTGTAGCTAGCATTGGCTCAGAACTTGGAATGAAGGTAAATAAAGAAGCAGAGACTCAAGGGTTGGCCCTCTGGCTTTGTCTCGGCTGTGAGCTACACTGCCTCACAGCCCTACAGTCTCACGTTGTGTTGCTGGATGGTCTCACTGCCCAGGCAGTGAGCAGTTGCCAGTGCCCCACCCTGAGCACAGCAGGGCCCCTGCCGTGCCTACACAGAGGGGGCAGTCCAGCCAGCTGTCACGTGGGTGACCATATGGGTCTCCAGGGGAcagaagccatgaagagcaacagttaccccatggtggctcatcaGGAGGGGTGCTGAAGTGAGATGTGGGGGAGTCACAGTGCTTGCAGTGTGCGGGCAAAGGCCTGGTTGCTGGTGAAGAGTCAGCTCTAGGGAGGCCCGAAGTGAGGCCAGGCTGTAGCTGGGTAGAACGGCTCAGTAGTTGGGCTCATTCAATGCAGTCAGTCAAGGGAGTAGTTTCCAGTGGGGACATGCACAGTGGCCATGATAGAAGTGAAGATAacggaggggagggggggagaggcaGGAATGTGCATCGCAGAGAACCATCTTCCTTCCTCGGCCTCCACAGCCTCTCTGCCTTTCATCATTCTGACTCTGGTGAATGCACCATATAAGAGAGGGTTCTACTGTGGAGACGACTCCATCCGCTACCCATACCGTCCAGACACAATCACCCATGGACTCATGGCGGGGGTCATCATCACAGCTACTGTCGTCCTTGTAAGGCAGAAAGGGGCTCGGGTGGGGGGATGGGCCagcctccccccctcctccccagcagGATGGGCACAGTGGAAGCCGTGTCTGCCTAGCGCTCTGTGGCTGTTCCATTGGCAGGTCTCATCGGGGGAGGCCTACCTGGTGTACACAGACCGTCTCTATTCGCGCTCTGACTTCAACAACTATGTGGCTGCCATCTACAAGGTTCTGGGGACCTTTCTGTTCGGGGCCGCTGTGAGCCAGTCTCTGACTGACCTGGCCAAGTACATGATCGGCCGTCTTCGACCCAGTTTCTTGGCTGTGTGTGACCCTGACTGGAACCGGGTCAACTGCTCTGGCTACGTGCAGCTGGAGGTGTGCAGGGGCAGCCCTGCTAACGTCACCGAGGCCAGGTGAGTACTGGCTGCAGCCCAGGCAAGGCTCTGACGTACAGGAAGCCCGGGGCCGGGTGGGTGGAGAAAATCTGTCCACAGAGACTGCCATGGCTCTCCCTCTGCATCTTTGACAGGGCAGGTATGCAAGTGGGCAGTCTCAGGGCTCATTTGTCTGGGAGGCAGCGGCCAGTCCCGAGGGGCGGGGTGACCGCCTCCTGTGCCTCGAGGCACGCGATGAGGGATCTGCTGTGGCCCAGTGAGCTCCTGCTTCTTTAAGGCCCTCGAGGTGTTGGTGAGCTTCTTTGCAGTTAGCGTTGTTTCTCTTCCTGGCGTCCTGCTCTCCTGGGTCCCCACCGTTCATTCTTGGCTTGGCCTTGTGCTGCGCATCTTCGTCTCGCTGTGTAGTCGCTGCTGAGCGCCGCTCTATCTGTTGTCTCCGGTCGGCCATCAGGACTTCTGGGaccttttctctttgaatatTATTGGCACTTTCATATCCGTAACGCACGTTTGAGACAGCGTTTTGCCACGTAGCCCagaatgacctcaaactcctgcctcagttccctgaGGGCCGGGGTGACAGGTCCGTGCCACCGTGACCGGCCTAGAAGGTCTTCTTGGCTTCTGtccctttcttcattcttcatgGGTGTTCTCATCTCTAGACGTTTCAAGGGTCTGGTTGCAGTGTCCTAAGCCTTGGTGCTTGTGTCTTCTCGTGGACTGACTGCTTTATGTTTGTGCGTTTTTAGTGGTCGGTCAGTGGTGAGTGTCTTCCCTAATTGCtctcatatgtatgtgtctgtgcct
This window harbors:
- the Plpp2 gene encoding phospholipid phosphatase 2; this encodes MERRWVFVLLDVLCVLVASLPFIILTLVNAPYKRGFYCGDDSIRYPYRPDTITHGLMAGVIITATVVLVSSGEAYLVYTDRLYSRSDFNNYVAAIYKVLGTFLFGAAVSQSLTDLAKYMIGRLRPSFLAVCDPDWNRVNCSGYVQLEVCRGSPANVTEARLSFYSGHSSFGMYCMLFLALYVQARLCWKWARLLRPTVQFFLVAFAIYVGYTRVSDNKHHWSDVLVGLLQGALVACLTVCYVSDFFKSRPPQSCQENEELERKPSLSLTLTLGDRP